A window from Actinomycetota bacterium encodes these proteins:
- a CDS encoding histidine phosphatase family protein yields the protein MGVKLFLIRHGQTLWNLEGKYQGDRDIELTGLGIRQAGLAQEYLRDVDYASIYSSPLKRAVVTAEIINAGRDKKIIIRNDLKEIDFGRWEGLTFDQINTRYHKDYQAWLEDPYANAPTGGEDFTNLVSRTSQEINRIVAENKEGSEVMICTHGGVIVALLVWWLKVPPERWRSLIQYQGAINIVVIHQGFPYISQINYNGHLNKTYCHEQDKVINIYSKLKDD from the coding sequence TTGGGAGTAAAGCTTTTCCTAATAAGGCACGGTCAGACATTATGGAACCTGGAAGGAAAATACCAGGGTGACAGGGATATTGAACTAACTGGCCTGGGCATAAGGCAGGCAGGGCTGGCCCAGGAATACCTCCGAGATGTTGATTACGCTAGTATTTACTCCAGTCCATTAAAAAGGGCTGTAGTTACCGCAGAAATCATTAATGCCGGCAGGGATAAAAAAATAATAATCCGCAATGACTTAAAGGAAATTGATTTCGGCCGGTGGGAAGGCCTGACCTTTGATCAGATAAATACTAGGTACCATAAGGATTACCAGGCCTGGCTGGAAGATCCCTATGCCAATGCCCCTACCGGGGGAGAAGATTTTACCAATCTTGTATCCAGGACATCCCAAGAAATAAACCGTATAGTGGCTGAAAACAAAGAGGGATCGGAAGTCATGATATGTACCCATGGGGGAGTGATTGTAGCCCTGCTGGTATGGTGGCTTAAAGTACCACCAGAGAGGTGGAGATCACTTATCCAATACCAGGGGGCCATTAATATAGTGGTCATTCACCAGGGTTTCCCCTATATATCCCAGATTAATTACAACGGACATTTGAATAAAACCTACTGCCATGAGCAAGACAAGGTAATAAATATTTACAGCAAGTTAAAAGACGATTAG
- a CDS encoding mechanosensitive ion channel family protein produces the protein MNEEAQEVISGNLSQNFLDNWLNIAIVLVILVIVVLIVKVISNKIKRIFEQRISNEKMEIKKRTYTFTSVLTNLIIVGSVVIAIMIIGIQLGINVTPLLAGAGVAGIVIGFGAQSLIKDIINGTFILFEQWFQVNDIVTINDTSGTVEKFNLRTTVLRDIEGVAHYIPNGEISILSNRTHIWSRAMIEVGVHYKESTDRVIGVLEQVFDELMADKEFSCHILERPQILGKGGVDSLADSAVMFKIICKVVPPNQWDIARQLRKRIKDKFDQEGIEIPYPCRNVYMRQEKQ, from the coding sequence ATGAATGAAGAAGCCCAGGAAGTAATTTCAGGTAATCTAAGCCAAAACTTTTTGGACAATTGGCTCAATATAGCTATTGTTTTAGTTATACTGGTCATAGTGGTACTGATAGTAAAAGTAATATCCAATAAGATTAAAAGGATTTTTGAACAGCGTATCAGCAATGAAAAGATGGAAATCAAGAAACGTACCTATACCTTTACCTCCGTATTGACCAACCTGATAATTGTGGGCAGTGTAGTAATTGCCATAATGATAATAGGCATACAACTGGGAATCAATGTTACCCCCCTGCTGGCTGGAGCTGGAGTGGCAGGCATAGTAATTGGTTTCGGGGCCCAAAGCCTAATAAAAGATATAATAAACGGAACCTTTATCCTATTTGAACAGTGGTTCCAGGTAAATGACATAGTTACCATAAACGATACTTCAGGCACTGTAGAAAAATTTAATTTAAGGACTACCGTCTTAAGGGATATTGAAGGGGTGGCCCATTATATTCCCAATGGGGAGATTAGTATTCTTAGTAACAGGACCCATATATGGTCGCGGGCCATGATAGAGGTAGGGGTTCATTACAAAGAAAGCACTGACCGGGTAATAGGTGTGCTGGAGCAGGTTTTTGATGAGCTTATGGCGGATAAAGAGTTTAGCTGTCACATATTGGAAAGGCCCCAAATACTAGGTAAGGGAGGAGTGGACAGCCTGGCCGATTCAGCAGTGATGTTTAAAATAATCTGTAAGGTGGTTCCCCCCAACCAGTGGGATATTGCCCGGCAGCTGCGAAAAAGAATTAAGGATAAGTTTGACCAGGAAGGCATAGAGATACCTTATCCCTGCAGGAATGTGTACATGAGGCAAGAAAAGCAGTAA
- the rpsF gene encoding 30S ribosomal protein S6 translates to MRNYELALVFDPSLDEQGIEDELSKITKIIEEGQSKVDDIDKWGIKKLAYPIKKQENGFYCFVHFQAEGELLDELDRVNRINDMILRHLIIKLDQ, encoded by the coding sequence TTGAGAAATTATGAACTTGCGCTGGTTTTTGATCCTTCCCTTGATGAACAGGGGATAGAGGATGAGCTTTCCAAGATTACCAAAATCATTGAAGAAGGCCAATCCAAGGTAGATGATATTGACAAATGGGGGATTAAAAAACTGGCTTATCCCATCAAAAAACAGGAAAACGGCTTCTATTGTTTTGTCCATTTTCAAGCAGAAGGTGAACTTCTGGATGAATTGGACCGGGTAAACAGGATTAATGACATGATTCTGAGACACCTTATAATCAAACTTGATCAATAA
- the ssb gene encoding single-stranded DNA-binding protein — protein MAYGVNNVSILGNLTRDPELRFTPNGTPVAAFGIAVNRRYQDKQSGEWVDDPSFFNVSVWFKLAENCAESLSKGDRVLVSGRLNQRSWEAKDGQKRSTVEIVADVVAPSLEFASCKINRNAREEGGYQASQTDEEVDFTDEDIPF, from the coding sequence ATGGCTTATGGAGTAAACAATGTTTCAATACTGGGAAACCTCACCAGGGATCCGGAGTTGAGGTTTACCCCCAACGGCACCCCTGTGGCTGCGTTTGGCATTGCGGTCAACCGCAGGTATCAGGATAAACAGTCAGGTGAATGGGTAGACGACCCTTCATTCTTTAATGTATCGGTATGGTTTAAACTGGCTGAAAATTGTGCCGAAAGCCTGTCCAAGGGAGACAGGGTGCTGGTATCTGGCCGGCTTAACCAAAGAAGCTGGGAAGCCAAAGATGGACAAAAAAGATCCACGGTGGAAATAGTGGCCGATGTGGTAGCACCCAGCCTGGAGTTTGCTTCCTGTAAAATTAACAGGAATGCCAGGGAAGAAGGCGGTTATCAAGCCAGCCAGACAGATGAAGAAGTTGATTTTACTGATGAAGACATACCGTTTTAA
- the rpsR gene encoding 30S ribosomal protein S18: MAKKKRRDRRSESLSALNLKQRKRYCYFCKENIEDIDYKNVNVLRKFISDKGKIRPKRSSGNCVQHQRKVAIAIKRARELALLPYFKR, translated from the coding sequence TTGGCTAAGAAAAAAAGAAGAGATAGAAGAAGCGAATCATTATCAGCCCTTAATCTCAAACAGAGAAAGAGGTACTGTTATTTTTGTAAGGAAAATATAGAAGATATTGATTACAAGAATGTTAATGTATTAAGGAAGTTTATTTCTGATAAGGGTAAAATAAGGCCCAAGAGGTCCAGCGGAAATTGTGTTCAGCACCAGAGGAAAGTAGCTATTGCTATTAAAAGGGCCAGGGAGCTTGCCCTTTTACCATATTTTAAAAGATAG
- a CDS encoding DUF2232 domain-containing protein yields the protein MSFDNLNKPAVKRPNLFLLALLTFLATGVSLMVPLAGVVGGALIPVPATILVVTGRKRDAAICAGLGLLPVLFLNYAMFAALAVFLLGTAFLYYWLEQKKLIPLKSVLLIFSVLAVSLLLYLGLLMAINGSGVWAQYLANYRDYVSNLANDPAIGSYGRLITADGQFELVISQTQRLLLFIPKIAAGIILAATFFTAIVNYAISGAVLSKYGTNLKRLPPFVSWDLPWNMVWGLIAGILFLLIPSFTSLNSDWLYILGTNLLIVFGFVYLVLGISVLWGIFEKYRVRMLWRVIVLVLLVFSGFLFLLLLLGLTDVWVNIRKLKR from the coding sequence ATGTCCTTTGATAATTTGAATAAACCAGCAGTAAAAAGGCCGAATTTATTTTTGCTGGCGCTGTTAACCTTTCTGGCTACAGGGGTTTCCCTGATGGTGCCCCTGGCCGGCGTGGTGGGAGGGGCCCTGATTCCTGTACCGGCTACTATTCTGGTTGTAACCGGAAGAAAAAGAGATGCGGCCATATGTGCGGGCCTTGGTTTGCTACCCGTATTGTTCCTAAATTATGCCATGTTTGCTGCATTGGCTGTTTTTTTGCTGGGTACTGCCTTTCTATACTATTGGCTGGAGCAAAAAAAGTTGATACCTTTAAAGTCAGTATTACTGATTTTTTCAGTATTGGCGGTTTCCCTTTTACTTTATCTAGGGCTTCTGATGGCCATAAACGGATCAGGTGTATGGGCTCAGTATTTAGCAAATTACCGCGATTATGTAAGCAACCTGGCCAATGATCCGGCTATTGGAAGCTATGGCCGGCTGATAACTGCAGACGGCCAATTTGAACTGGTAATAAGCCAAACCCAAAGGTTGTTGCTGTTTATCCCCAAAATTGCAGCGGGAATAATTTTAGCAGCTACATTCTTTACAGCAATAGTAAATTATGCCATTAGCGGTGCTGTATTGAGTAAATACGGAACCAATCTAAAGAGACTGCCCCCATTCGTAAGCTGGGATTTGCCCTGGAATATGGTTTGGGGACTTATAGCGGGGATTTTATTTTTGCTGATCCCTTCCTTTACCAGCCTGAACAGCGACTGGCTATATATATTAGGAACCAACCTGTTAATTGTGTTTGGTTTTGTATACCTGGTGTTGGGAATTTCTGTTTTATGGGGAATTTTTGAAAAATACAGGGTTCGGATGCTGTGGAGAGTTATTGTTTTGGTACTGTTGGTTTTTTCAGGTTTTTTATTCTTACTTCTGCTGTTGGGACTGACTGATGTCTGGGTTAATATAAGGAAATTAAAAAGATAA
- the rplI gene encoding 50S ribosomal protein L9, whose amino-acid sequence MKIILKKYQENLGDVGDIVKVKDGYAKNYLIPNDIALEATRGNIKQMELVKKAVQKVEAKNIAEAQKLAEQIKDIEVTFTVKTSDEGKLYGSITNKDIAEKILEDKKIELDRKKIALEGHLKEIGDYDIEVKLYRDVKCTIKVKIESDRPLEEVKQEESGQTQTKQDQAQTEPVKDKPEAEEGQPEQEGEQPGQAEAQK is encoded by the coding sequence TTGAAGATAATTCTTAAGAAATACCAGGAAAATTTAGGTGATGTTGGTGATATTGTAAAAGTTAAAGACGGTTATGCCAAAAATTATTTAATTCCTAATGATATAGCCCTGGAAGCAACCAGGGGCAATATAAAGCAGATGGAGCTGGTAAAAAAAGCAGTACAGAAGGTAGAAGCCAAAAATATTGCTGAAGCCCAAAAGCTGGCAGAACAAATAAAGGATATAGAAGTTACTTTTACGGTAAAGACCAGCGACGAGGGGAAACTTTACGGCTCTATTACCAATAAGGATATTGCCGAAAAGATACTGGAAGATAAAAAAATAGAACTGGACCGGAAAAAAATTGCTTTAGAGGGTCATTTAAAAGAAATTGGCGATTATGATATAGAAGTTAAGCTTTACAGGGATGTAAAATGCACCATAAAGGTTAAAATAGAAAGCGACAGGCCTTTAGAAGAGGTAAAACAGGAGGAATCCGGCCAAACCCAGACTAAACAGGACCAGGCCCAGACTGAGCCAGTTAAGGATAAACCAGAAGCAGAAGAAGGTCAGCCTGAGCAGGAGGGAGAACAGCCCGGGCAGGCCGAAGCACAAAAATAA
- the dnaB gene encoding replicative DNA helicase: protein MERIPPYNIEAEESLLGAMLISREAIGQVIEIVIPGSFYRKSNQTVYQAIIELFSKGEPVDPITLADCLEKKGQLEQVGGKTFIHSLISNVPLASNASYYAQIVNHNHILRRLIYAATEIATMGYEVPDNLSSTIDKAQQLVFSVYQDYNQGKDSSRISPMKDILSEVYEQVEKLYEHKSDIIGIPTGFIDLDKKTSGLQNSDLIVVAARPGMGKTSFALCLAKHVAMEEKYPVAIFSLEMSKHQIAQRLLCAEARIDLHRLRSGNLRDDEWPKLARSIEKLAESQLFIDDTAFLTVMDLRSRARMLVSTYGIKLLIVDYLQLMGSGLNYRDNRVLEITEISRNLKGIAKELNIPVIAISQLSREVEKRESKRPALADLRESGAIEQDADIVIFIYRDEYYDEKSKDQGIAEINIAKHRNGPTAKLSLNFYKEYALFRNLTKVNETN, encoded by the coding sequence ATGGAGAGGATACCGCCCTACAATATTGAAGCAGAGGAGTCTCTGCTGGGAGCTATGCTCATATCCAGGGAAGCTATAGGCCAGGTAATAGAAATAGTCATTCCCGGCTCTTTCTATCGTAAATCCAACCAGACGGTGTACCAGGCAATTATTGAGCTTTTTTCCAAAGGAGAACCTGTAGATCCCATAACCCTGGCCGACTGCCTGGAAAAGAAAGGACAGCTGGAGCAAGTAGGCGGAAAAACTTTTATTCATTCTCTAATCAGTAATGTTCCACTTGCTTCCAATGCCTCCTACTATGCCCAGATTGTAAACCATAACCATATATTGAGAAGACTTATATATGCAGCTACTGAAATTGCTACCATGGGTTACGAGGTTCCTGATAACCTTTCATCCACTATTGATAAGGCCCAGCAGCTGGTATTTTCTGTTTACCAGGATTACAACCAGGGTAAAGACAGCAGCCGTATATCGCCCATGAAGGATATTCTATCCGAGGTATATGAGCAGGTGGAAAAGCTGTATGAACATAAATCTGATATTATAGGCATACCTACAGGCTTTATAGACCTGGATAAAAAGACCTCGGGACTTCAGAATTCAGACCTTATTGTAGTGGCGGCCAGGCCCGGTATGGGGAAAACCTCTTTTGCACTTTGCCTGGCCAAGCATGTAGCCATGGAAGAAAAATATCCGGTAGCCATATTTTCCCTGGAGATGTCCAAGCATCAGATAGCACAGAGGCTGCTTTGTGCCGAGGCCAGAATTGATTTGCACCGATTAAGGAGCGGTAACCTCAGGGATGATGAATGGCCCAAGCTGGCCCGGTCTATAGAGAAGCTGGCGGAAAGCCAGTTATTCATAGATGACACTGCATTTCTTACCGTAATGGACTTGAGGTCCAGGGCCAGGATGCTGGTAAGCACCTATGGTATCAAGTTATTGATTGTAGACTATCTGCAGCTTATGGGATCAGGCCTAAATTACAGGGATAACCGGGTACTGGAGATAACTGAAATTTCCCGTAACCTTAAAGGTATAGCCAAGGAATTAAATATTCCGGTAATAGCTATTTCCCAGCTTTCCAGGGAAGTGGAAAAAAGAGAAAGCAAAAGACCTGCCCTGGCAGATTTACGGGAATCGGGAGCCATTGAGCAGGATGCCGATATTGTAATATTTATATACCGGGATGAGTATTATGATGAGAAAAGCAAGGATCAGGGCATTGCTGAAATCAATATTGCCAAGCATAGGAACGGGCCTACTGCCAAGCTTAGCCTGAACTTTTATAAAGAATATGCACTTTTTAGAAATTTAACCAAGGTAAATGAGACTAATTAG
- a CDS encoding adenylosuccinate synthase has protein sequence MPSIVLVGTQWGDEGKGRITDLLAQKMDYVVRFQGGDNAGHTVVLKEEEFKLHLIPSGIFYPDTICAIGNGVVINPQVLIEEIEGLQARGIDVGNLRISCNAHLIMPYHMMLDKAAEGRLGKSKIGTTHKGIGPVYADKAARIGIRIQDLLDPKIFKTKLEEALKLKNAILEKIYGLKPLDPSQVFETYCGYSQKLGKYIIDTSILINKALDANKKVLFEGAQATMLDIDYGTYPFVTSSSTIAGGAYIGAGVGPGRIDEVLGVVKAYTTRVGSGPFPTELEDKIGDFLRQRGHEYGTTTGRARRCGWLDAIILRYSAMINQLDSIALTKLDVLTGLDQINICTGYRYGQNLYQEMPPHQTVMHKCEPVYETMEGWKDDLSHIKSFGDLPVNAQKYIHRIEELIKVPVSMISVGAERSQIIMKDSIFGHQLFGSENAVII, from the coding sequence ATGCCAAGTATAGTATTAGTAGGTACCCAGTGGGGTGACGAAGGTAAAGGTAGAATAACTGATCTGCTGGCCCAGAAAATGGATTATGTGGTCAGGTTCCAGGGAGGGGACAATGCCGGCCATACAGTGGTGCTTAAAGAAGAAGAATTTAAGCTGCACCTTATCCCTTCCGGAATATTTTATCCTGACACCATATGTGCCATCGGCAATGGGGTAGTAATCAACCCCCAGGTGTTAATAGAAGAAATAGAAGGGCTCCAGGCCAGGGGAATAGATGTAGGTAATCTAAGGATTAGCTGTAATGCCCATCTTATTATGCCTTATCATATGATGCTGGACAAAGCCGCCGAAGGCAGGCTGGGCAAATCCAAGATCGGTACTACCCATAAGGGTATAGGTCCTGTTTATGCAGACAAAGCAGCCAGGATCGGTATCAGGATCCAAGACCTGCTGGATCCCAAGATCTTCAAAACCAAGCTGGAGGAAGCCTTAAAGCTTAAGAATGCTATATTGGAAAAGATATATGGATTAAAACCCCTGGACCCAAGCCAGGTATTTGAGACTTATTGCGGTTATTCCCAGAAACTGGGCAAGTATATTATTGATACTTCCATCCTTATCAACAAAGCGCTGGATGCCAATAAAAAAGTTTTGTTTGAAGGAGCCCAGGCCACCATGCTGGATATAGACTATGGCACCTATCCCTTTGTTACCTCTTCTTCCACCATTGCTGGCGGAGCCTATATTGGTGCGGGAGTGGGTCCCGGGAGGATAGATGAAGTTCTGGGCGTAGTTAAAGCTTATACCACCAGGGTAGGATCAGGACCTTTCCCTACAGAGCTGGAAGATAAAATTGGAGATTTTTTAAGGCAAAGAGGCCATGAATACGGAACCACCACCGGAAGAGCCCGAAGATGCGGCTGGCTGGACGCCATCATATTGAGGTATTCAGCCATGATCAACCAGCTGGACAGCATAGCTTTAACCAAGCTGGATGTCCTAACCGGTTTGGACCAGATTAATATCTGCACCGGTTACCGGTATGGGCAGAACCTGTACCAGGAGATGCCTCCCCATCAGACAGTGATGCACAAATGCGAGCCTGTTTATGAGACTATGGAGGGGTGGAAAGACGATTTGAGCCATATAAAATCTTTTGGCGATTTGCCGGTGAATGCCCAGAAATATATACATCGTATAGAAGAATTGATCAAGGTTCCAGTTTCCATGATTAGCGTAGGAGCGGAGAGAAGCCAGATAATAATGAAGGATAGCATATTTGGGCATCAGCTGTTTGGGTCTGAAAATGCAGTAATCATATAA
- the purD gene encoding phosphoribosylamine--glycine ligase, with product MNVLIIGSGGREHCLAWKISHSRMAGHIYAAPGNAGMSDVAECIDIGINEFEALADFAVGHEVGLTVVGPEAPLVGGIADYFRKRGLDVFGPGKEGAQLEGSKVFTRNLAQKYGVPAAEGKVFSAEEYNEARQYIKSSKTYPLVLKADGLAFGKGVIIASGREQALDCLDDFFVGQKFGPAGNQIIVENFLTGYEVSLLCFYDGNNIVPLDLAQDYKRIKDNNQGKNTGGMGSYSPVPKVNQELMEKIMDSIIEPTCRGLQQEGIDYRGILYAGLMISEGRPYLLEYNCRFGDPETQAVLPRMEDDLLPWLLDCSQAKLKDTPIQWSDESCVCVVLASAGYPETSSKGDIIKGLEKLAETSNIMVFHAGTAFHQNHLVTDGGRVLGVVGKAASFEQARQNIYAAIKNIDFRGKQFRKDIALNVGR from the coding sequence ATGAATGTATTAATTATCGGCAGCGGAGGAAGGGAGCATTGCCTGGCCTGGAAAATCTCTCACAGTAGAATGGCCGGCCATATTTATGCGGCACCCGGCAATGCAGGCATGTCCGATGTAGCTGAATGTATTGATATAGGGATAAATGAATTTGAAGCCCTGGCTGATTTTGCAGTCGGACACGAAGTAGGCCTTACTGTGGTGGGGCCTGAGGCTCCCTTAGTGGGGGGTATCGCCGATTATTTTAGGAAAAGAGGGCTGGATGTATTCGGTCCGGGAAAAGAAGGAGCCCAACTGGAAGGCAGCAAGGTTTTTACTAGAAACCTGGCTCAAAAGTATGGTGTACCGGCAGCGGAAGGAAAAGTATTTAGTGCAGAAGAATACAACGAAGCCAGGCAATATATTAAAAGCAGCAAAACCTACCCCCTGGTGCTTAAAGCCGATGGACTGGCTTTTGGCAAAGGGGTCATTATTGCTTCCGGGCGGGAACAGGCGTTGGATTGCTTGGATGATTTTTTTGTAGGACAAAAATTTGGACCAGCAGGAAACCAGATCATAGTGGAAAATTTTTTAACCGGCTATGAAGTTTCCCTGCTCTGTTTTTATGACGGAAACAATATAGTACCTTTGGATTTGGCCCAGGATTATAAAAGAATCAAAGATAATAACCAGGGAAAGAATACTGGAGGAATGGGAAGCTATAGTCCTGTACCCAAGGTAAATCAGGAACTCATGGAAAAAATAATGGATTCCATCATCGAACCCACCTGCAGGGGCCTGCAGCAGGAGGGAATAGATTACAGGGGAATCCTCTATGCCGGCCTTATGATTTCAGAAGGTCGGCCCTATCTATTGGAATACAATTGCCGTTTTGGAGATCCTGAAACCCAGGCAGTACTGCCCCGGATGGAAGACGACCTGTTGCCCTGGCTGCTGGACTGTTCACAGGCTAAATTAAAAGATACCCCTATCCAGTGGAGCGATGAATCATGCGTTTGTGTAGTACTGGCTTCAGCCGGTTATCCTGAAACCTCGTCAAAGGGAGACATTATTAAGGGTTTGGAAAAACTGGCTGAAACTTCAAACATAATGGTTTTTCACGCAGGAACCGCTTTCCACCAAAACCACCTGGTAACCGATGGGGGAAGGGTTCTGGGAGTGGTCGGTAAAGCGGCCAGCTTTGAACAGGCCAGGCAAAACATTTATGCTGCTATCAAGAACATAGATTTTAGGGGAAAGCAGTTCAGGAAAGATATTGCTTTAAATGTAGGGAGGTAA
- the purE gene encoding 5-(carboxyamino)imidazole ribonucleotide mutase — translation MKPAVGKVAIVMGSSSDEEVMKPAANTLKKFGIEYDVHILSAHRMPHKTASFAAEAGAKGYEVIIAGAGKAAHLPGVIASHTTLPVIGVPVRTSDLGGLDSLLSIVQMPSGVPVATVAINGSKNAALLAIEIMALKYDSLKESLVRFKSDLES, via the coding sequence ATGAAGCCTGCAGTAGGTAAAGTAGCTATAGTTATGGGTTCAAGCTCAGATGAAGAAGTAATGAAACCAGCGGCCAATACTTTAAAAAAATTTGGTATAGAATATGATGTACACATATTATCCGCTCACCGTATGCCGCATAAGACCGCCTCATTTGCAGCAGAAGCTGGGGCCAAGGGGTACGAGGTAATAATAGCCGGAGCAGGGAAAGCGGCGCATCTGCCGGGGGTTATAGCCTCCCACACCACTCTTCCGGTAATAGGGGTTCCAGTTAGAACCTCTGACTTGGGCGGCCTGGATTCTCTGCTGTCCATAGTCCAGATGCCTTCGGGAGTACCGGTGGCTACGGTAGCCATAAACGGCTCCAAAAATGCAGCCCTGCTGGCCATAGAGATTATGGCTTTAAAGTATGACAGCTTGAAGGAAAGCCTGGTTAGATTCAAATCAGACTTGGAATCATAG
- the pstB gene encoding phosphate ABC transporter ATP-binding protein PstB, protein MSEKIKIKVNGFGFFYGTNKILSGIGMGIQEKTITAIIGPSGCGKSTFLRSFNRMNDLLAKTRVEGQVLIDDVDIYSSEIDVVDLRKRVGMVFQRPNPFPKTIYDNVAYGLRLHGRYSKSELDQIIEISLKKAALWNEVKHKLNKNALELSGGQQQRLCIARVLAVDSEIILMDEPASALDPISTQKIEDLIDELKENYTIIIVTHNMQQAARVSQKTAFLLTEEIGQPATLIEFGDTNKIFTTPADKRTENYITGRFG, encoded by the coding sequence ATGAGTGAGAAAATAAAGATAAAGGTAAATGGTTTCGGGTTCTTCTATGGCACCAACAAGATACTTTCAGGTATAGGTATGGGAATACAGGAAAAAACCATAACTGCCATAATCGGCCCTTCAGGATGCGGTAAGTCCACATTTTTAAGGTCTTTTAACCGCATGAATGACCTATTGGCCAAAACCAGGGTAGAGGGCCAGGTTTTAATAGACGATGTGGATATATACAGCAGTGAAATAGACGTAGTGGACCTCCGGAAAAGGGTGGGCATGGTTTTTCAGCGCCCTAATCCATTCCCTAAAACTATTTATGATAATGTGGCTTACGGGCTCAGGCTTCACGGCAGGTACAGCAAATCTGAGCTGGATCAAATAATTGAAATTAGTTTAAAGAAAGCCGCTTTATGGAATGAGGTCAAACATAAGTTAAATAAAAATGCTTTGGAGCTGTCCGGGGGCCAGCAGCAGAGATTATGCATAGCCAGGGTACTAGCCGTAGATTCTGAAATAATACTGATGGATGAGCCTGCTTCTGCCCTTGATCCTATATCTACCCAAAAAATAGAGGATTTAATAGATGAGCTTAAAGAGAATTATACCATCATTATAGTAACCCATAATATGCAGCAGGCGGCCAGGGTTTCCCAAAAAACTGCTTTTTTGCTTACTGAAGAAATTGGGCAGCCTGCTACATTGATAGAATTTGGGGATACTAATAAAATATTTACCACTCCTGCCGACAAAAGAACTGAAAATTATATTACCGGACGGTTTGGCTAA
- the greA gene encoding transcription elongation factor GreA, which yields MKVYRLTREGHEMLLNELDDLIKNKRKEIADRLRDAKKSGGDLSENSEYEYAKNEQAFIEGRIEQINEILQNHIIIDEDNGGTHVDLGSTVVVKDMGSGKEKRYKVVSSIESDPEKNKISDESPIGSSLLNKKIGDEIIVKTPQDKKKFKIIDIV from the coding sequence ATGAAGGTTTACCGTTTAACCAGGGAAGGTCATGAGATGTTGCTTAATGAGCTGGATGACCTGATTAAGAATAAAAGGAAAGAAATTGCTGACCGTCTCAGGGATGCCAAGAAATCAGGTGGAGACCTTAGTGAGAATTCTGAATATGAATATGCCAAGAATGAGCAGGCTTTTATAGAGGGCAGGATAGAGCAGATTAATGAGATTCTGCAAAACCATATTATCATAGATGAAGATAACGGTGGAACCCATGTAGACCTGGGATCCACAGTGGTAGTAAAAGATATGGGCAGCGGCAAGGAAAAACGGTATAAAGTAGTAAGTTCCATAGAATCTGATCCTGAAAAGAATAAAATATCTGATGAAAGTCCCATAGGAAGTTCTCTTCTTAACAAAAAAATTGGCGATGAAATCATTGTTAAGACCCCTCAGGACAAAAAGAAATTTAAGATAATAGACATAGTCTAG